The Procambarus clarkii isolate CNS0578487 chromosome 46, FALCON_Pclarkii_2.0, whole genome shotgun sequence genome includes a region encoding these proteins:
- the LOC138350579 gene encoding uncharacterized protein, translated as MWGAMLPHDVGLHVASYSQIHLTDSDSSYRLSDSSYRLSDSSHSQIHLTDSQIHLTDSQIHLTDSDSSYRLSDSSYRLSDSSHSQIHLTDSQIHLTDSQIHLTDSDSSYRLSDSSYRLSDSSYRLSDSSYRLSDSSYRLSDSSYRLSDSSHSQIHLTDSQIHLTDSQIHLRFISHSQIHLRLSDSSQTLRFISLRFISDSQIHLRLSDSSQTLRFISDSQIHLRLLDSSYRLEFILQTLRFILQTLRFISDSQIHLRLSDSSHRLSNSSQTLRFISDSQIHLRLSDSSHRLSDSSYRLLDSSYRLSDSSQTLRFILQTLRFILQTLRFILQTLRFILQTLRFILQTLRFILQTLRFILQTLRFILQTLRFILQTLRFILQTLRFILQTLRFITDSQIHLRLSDSSYRLSDSSYRLLDSSYRLSDSSYRLSDSSYRLLDSSYRLLDSSYRLLDSSYRLLDSSQTLRFILQTLRFILQTLRFILQTLRFILQTLRFILQTLRFISDSQISDSQIHLTDSQIHLTDSDSSYRLSDSSYRLSDSSHSQIHLTDSQIHHTDSQIHLTDSQIHLTLRFILQTLRFILQTLRFILQTLRFILQTLRFILQTLRFISLSDSSYRLSDSSYRLSDSSHSQIHLTDSQIHLTDSQIHLTDSQIHLTDSQIHLTDS; from the coding sequence ACTCTCAGATTCATCTCACAGACTCAGATTCATCATACAGACTCTCAGATTCATCGTATAGACTCTCAGATTCATCTCACTCTCAGATTCATCTTACAGACTCTCAGATTCATCTTACAGACTCTCAGATTCATCTCACAGACTCAGATTCATCTTACAGACTCTCAGATTCATCTTACAGACTCTCAGATTCATCTCACTCTCAGATTCATCTTACAGACTCTCAGATTCATCTTACAGACTCTCAGATTCATCTCACAGACTCAGATTCATCATACAGACTCTCAGATTCATCTTACAGACTCTCAGATTCATCTTACAGACTCTCAGATTCATCTTACAGACTCTCAGATTCATCTTACAGACTCTCAGATTCATCTTACAGACTCTCAGATTCATCTCACTCTCAGATTCATCTCACAGACTCTCAGATTCATCTCACAGACTCTCAGATTCATCTCAGATTCATCTCACACTCTCAAATTCATCTCAGACTCTCAGATTCATCTCAGACTCTCAGATTCATCTCACTCAGATTCATCTCAGACTCTCAGATTCATCTCAGACTCTCAGATTCATCTCAGACTCTCAGATTCATCTCAGACTCTCAGATTCATCTCAGACTCTTAGATTCATCTTACAGACTCGAATTCATCTTACAGACTCTTAGATTCATCTTACAGACTCTCAGATTCATCTCAGACTCTCAGATTCATCTCAGACTCTCAGATTCATCTCACAGGCTCTCAAATTCATCTCAGACTCTCAGATTCATCTCAGACTCTCAGATTCATCTCAGACTCTCAGATTCATCTCACAGACTCTCAGATTCATCTTACAGACTCTTAGATTCATCTTACAGACTCTCAGATTCATCTCAGACTCTCAGATTCATCTTACAGACTCTCAGATTCATCTTACAGACTCTTAGATTCATCTTACAGACTCTTAGATTCATCTTACAGACTCTTAGATTCATCTTACAGACTCTTAGATTCATCTTACAGACTCTTAGATTCATCTTACAGACTCTTAGATTCATCTTACAGACTCTTAGATTCATCTTACAGACTCTTAGATTCATCTTACAGACTCTTAGATTCATCTTACAGACTCTTAGATTCATCACAGACTCTCAGATTCATCTCAGACTCTCAGATTCATCTTACAGACTCTCAGATTCATCTTACAGACTCTTAGATTCATCTTACAGACTCTCAGATTCATCTTACAGACTCTCAGATTCATCTTACAGACTCTTAGATTCATCTTACAGACTCTTAGATTCATCTTACAGACTCTTAGATTCATCTTACAGACTCTTAGATTCATCACAGACTCTCAGATTCATCTTACAGACTCTCAGATTCATCTTACAGACTCTCAGATTCATCTTACAGACTCTTAGATTCATCTTACAGACTCTTAGATTCATCTTACAGACTCTTAGATTCATCTCAGACTCTCAGATCTCAGACTCTCAGATTCATCTTACAGACTCTCAGATTCATCTCACAGACTCAGATTCATCTTACAGACTCTCAGATTCATCTTACAGACTCTCAGATTCATCTCACTCTCAGATTCATCTTACAGACTCTCAGATTCATCATACAGACTCTCAGATTCATCTTACAGACTCTCAGATTCATCTCACTCTCAGATTCATCTTACAGACTCTCAGATTCATCTTACAGACTCTCAGATTCATCTTACAGACTCTCAGATTCATCTTACAGACTCTCAGATTCATCTTACAGACTCTCAGATTCATCTCACTCTCAGATTCATCTTACAGACTCTCAGATTCATCTTACAGACTCTCAGATTCATCTCACTCTCAGATTCATCTTACAGACTCTCAGATTCATCTTACAGACTCTCAGATTCATCTTACAGACTCTCAGATTCATCTTACAGACTCTCAGATTCATCTTACAGACTCTTAG